A region of the Anolis sagrei isolate rAnoSag1 chromosome 4, rAnoSag1.mat, whole genome shotgun sequence genome:
CCTTTCCGTGCCCACAACCATTTGTGTAATAATATCAGTATAAACTGCTCTGCTCTTGAAGgtgcccctcctcccccctccccctcccctcctcctcctcctcctccccctcctccctagAGACGCAGCGCTCTCCTCTGTGGCCACCCCTCCCTTGCCTACAGCTCTTGGTGTGTTTTCTGCTCCTTCTCCTCCGCTGCTGTTTTCTCCCTCATCTCCTCCGGCAGAGTCTTCAGCCAGAAGTCAACTTTCCTCTGCTTCAGCTTCTCGGCTTCTCTTTGCTCCAAGCCCAGTTCCAGGAAGCCCTCTTTCTGGTCGTACTGGGGCCACTCCACCAGCCCTTTGCCGTTTGGGTTCCTGGAAGCACCAGAGGCAGGCAGAGGTGAGACCTTGTGCAACTTTGCTAATCACAACATCACAGCAGCATTGAGCCAAGGGAGCCTCACCCGCTGCGGGCAAAGTTCGCCCAGTATCCCATCATGGTCTTGCTGAGCCGCTTCTCCTCCTCCGTGTATCCCCCTGCAAAGGCCAGAAGGAAGAGGCCCTCAGCCACTCCATGCACACTTAGCCTGGGCCCCCAAAGGGAGGGCTCAAGGGGACCCACACATTTGGGGAGGAAAACAGGAGAGGAGCTTGGCCCTGACCAGGACCAGTGGGGCGCAGGGTCGGCCTGGCCTGCCTTGGCACTGGCCGCTCTGGAGCAGGGCAGGAGGGGCCCCTTGGGCTCTGCTGGGGACCCAGCACGCAGCCCCAGTCTTTGGGGCCCCTTACTTTCTGGGACCCTTGGCCATCAAGGGGCTGCTGGGAGCCCCTGCGCCCAGTTACTTGGTGAACAGTTCCTGTGGCATAGACTGTGCTTGCTGGGGTCTTGCCAACCCTTGAGTGTTCCCTCGTGAAATGGAGCAGCGATTCAGTTTAGCTGCCTCCTTTCAAGCCGAAAATGGAAAAGAGACCCCCTAAACTTTCCTGCCCCTGTTCTCATCCCAAAGGCGCTCATTCCCCTGCGACTCACCAAATGGGGAGTCGTTGCTGCTTAAGAAAGGTGCTCCCAAAACAAAGGCGACTTCGTCTCCGTGGTCGGCATTTACAAAATCCGGCTTTGTGTCTCTGAAGATCGAAGGGCGATGCTGGAATTCGTAGAAGTAGACGGGGGCACCAGAATCtgttttaagaaaacaaaacagatagAGAGGAAGCCACCGCCTGTAGTTATGCAGAAACCAAATGAACAAGCAGGAAGAAGccacttggccacagtagtccacgctctggttacatcccgtttagactactgcaacgctctctacgtggggttgcctttgaagacagctcggaagctccaactagtccaacgctcagcagccatgattttaacaggagcggagcgcagggagcatacaacccccctgttgcgccaactccactggctaccgatctgctaccgggctcaattcaaagtgctggcgttggcctttaaagccctaaacggtttgggcccaagctacctatctgaccgcatctctgcctatgaacccaccaggactttgagatcctccggggagaccctgctcttgatcccgcctgcttctcaagctcggctggtggggacgagagatagggccttctcggtggtggctcttcggctgtggaacgcccttcccacggacattagactagcaccatctctaatggtattccgcaaaaaagtgaagacctggctgtttgagcaggcgttccaataattagtgcaatgattggttaatgaacactggaatggaacaatggatgacgaatctggaacatgtttttgatgacgagacgacagtgaatgggtcgtgtagtaactgtttattcattgtgtaatgtgttaggttgttaactgtttctatactgtagcactgaatttttgctgttcgtatttgttgtgaaccactgtgagtcgccttcgggctgagaacagccgtatagaagtaaggtaaataaataaataaataaataagaagcttACTTTGACTCGATCCGTGGATGAGATCCCTGGGGTCCCATGCCAGGTAGGGATGTCCCAAGGCCCCAAGCACCTTCCCTGCTCCTAGGTCACGGAAAGGCCTCCTTGGGGTCCAAGGAGATCCTTGGGGTCCTTGGGAGCCACCTTTGTAGGGCATTTAGGGAGTTCAGGCCCCTATTTCTCCTCAGCCCTTGCCCTCCCCCACTGCGGTCTGATAGATTTCCTCCCAAACATCAAATGCCACAGCAGTACAATGTGCTTTGTGTGCAAATTCACCTCTATGAGCTCTAGCTGCCTGAAGAGCAGGAAGGACAAAGATGGCGTCTCCCATGAACTCTTGAAACTGCCCCCGTAGTTCCCGGGGGTTTTCCGTCTCCCCCAAATACTCCTCCATGGCTCTCTGCGTGGCCTCCACTGGGAGCCTCtgtgggaagagagagaaggggaggccTCACCAGCCACCCCACAGCACAGTCCCTTGCCCCCCTCACCTTCGCCCTCCTGTTGCTGGCCACAGCTGTGGTGCAGAAGCTGTCCTCATGGGCCGGGCCATTGAAGTCTGGCTCAGGAGCCCAATTGGCAGCCAGCTCAAGGGAGGGGTCACTGTGCCCTACCATTCTTTGGGAGAGGAATGGGACTGAGTTGGTACGGAGCTGTGGAGGGGAAAGGGCTTCCccaaggagcctagtgtctagatctagggaagtaatgctacccctctattctgctttggttagaccacatctggaatattgcgtccaattctgggcaccacaattcaagagagatattgactctaagctggaatgtgtccagaggagggcgactcaaatgatcaagggtctggagaacaagccctatgaggagcggcttagggaactgggcatgtttagcctgaagaagagaaggctgagaggagatatgatagccatgtataaatatgtgagaggaagccacagggaggaggagggagcaagcttcctttctgcttccttggagactaggacgcggaacaatggcttcaaactccaagagaggagattccatctgaacattaggaagaacttcctgactgtgagagccgttcagcagtggaactctctgccccggagtgtggtggaggctccttctttggaagcttgtaaacagaggctgggtggccatctgtcaggggtgatttgaatgcaatattcctgcttcttggcagggggttggactggatggcccatgaggtctcttccaactctttgattctatgattctatgattctaaggatcaGTCCGCGTGGGGAAGAGCAATGGCACACTGGAGAAGGGGGTCGGGGAGGCGCCTTCTACCTTCACCCCCAGAAGAGACATAGAGAAGGAGCCTGGGAGTGGGGCAGGAAAGGCTCCCTGCCCTGGAAGAGCCCTGGGAGGAAGGCACTGGTCTGTTGAGCCCTGAAACCTGGGCTGCTCTGCCTTCCTTCCACGAAGCCCGACGGAGGGGGAACGTTTTCAAGGCTGTCAAGAGATGCCCATTGCTTCTCATAATGGCAAGACGAAGGGATATCCCTACCATTGTAACCTTAGTTGCAAAAGCCTCTCCCGTGGATAAAGAACACAGCATTTTATCACTCTGGAGAGCTTTGTGGCACATTTTGGGGGATCCAGTAATGCAACGTTTCTGAAATGGTTTCTGAAGCATTTGCCACTAGGACCGGGCCCCCTCTGCACCCTCAAACTGGAATGTCTCCCTCTTTGCATTCCAGCCTGGGAGGCTGCTTTGCCCTCTGGCCCAGGGTCCCCTTTATACATTGGCTGCGGGAGGGAGGAGAGGCCTttgtcctcctccttcttcttccaggCTCTTTGTGGCCTCCAGGAGGGCACCCCAAAGAGCTCCCAAGGTGTCGGTGCATGGACCCCACTGGCTTGGCTGCAGACAAGGGTGGAGGCCAGAGCCCTCTCTCAGGGCGAGGTCCCACCCCACACTCCCTTCCTTATCTCACTCCAGGACTGATAcgcctaggacagtggttctcaacctgtgggtccccagatgttttggtcttcaactcccaacaatcctaacagctgtaaaactggctggaatttctgagagttgtaggccaaaaccctcaggttgagacccactggtcTAGGAGAAGGCTCCAAGCGCTCTCTTACCAGGAAAGATGCCGATTGCTGGAAGGCAGCTGCCACCGCTTCCCGGTCCATGCTCTCCGtgatggaagggaagagaggggtcTACAGGGGAAATGCAATATTCAGTTGGCAATTGAAATCCTCCACTCAATGCCTTTGGGACACAGTTCATAAGCAGGGCCCCAAAGGGCTCCAGTTGGTCAGCTGGGCTTCTGGCAGAGTGAATTTGCACACCACACTTCCTGCATGCCTGACACTGGCTTCAAGGTCAGCTTTTCTTAAATATCTACTGAGTGATTGattcacaatcttttccagaacctTCCGAGTTTTGGCATCAATCTGAGGGGCCAGCGGTTGCAGATTGCATTTGCCTGCCTCCAACCTGCTGGGGCCACCTTGACCACCATGAACTCATCTAGATACACAATAAAAGTTAAAACATGCTTATGTGCCCCTGTGTATTTAGTTATGTATCTATGTTGGAGTATGATTTCCAATATGGCACCCCCTTCCAGAGGACCTTGTGGCTCCCagtgatgacggatctggaccaaacttggcacacagatgttgtttaacatctacatgtgaccacttgctcagctggttcgaggttttgggcttgagtgttatcagtacgccgatgacactcagctggtgctgaagatggaaggctgaccagactctgtacccaattgtttccatcagtgccttgaggccgtgactggatggttgcatgccagcaggttgagggtgaatccagcaaagacggagatcctatggctgggtcaaccagacagtggggatatccagctgcctaccctggatggcgaggcgctacacccgtcattgttggtcaagagtctgggagtccttttggaccctctgctgacgatggaggcccaggtctcggacgttagcagaaccgctttttttcacctgcggcaggctagacggctggccccctccctgtccagggatgacctggctacggtgatccaggccatggtcatctcaagactggactactgtaacgccctctacattggccttcctctgtccgtgatccggaagctcaagttggtacaaaatgcagctgctcggtttCTTGCAAGagctccaatgagatgccacataacaccaatcttactacagctgcattggttaccaattgagcaccggatcactttcaaagtgatggtactcacctttaaggccttgcatggtctggggcctcaccccctcccaaccccagagatccctccgttctgaggaccaagatctattggaaattcccaatgtcaagaccttgcgtctaacagcaaccagacgcagagccttcacagcagtggcgccatcactctggaatactctgccacccaaAGTCCGTaacttgcgggacttatcagctttccgcagggcatgtcagacatacctgttttgacaggcctttgatttttgatattgctgtttaattgttttaaattgtgtttaaattgtgttagattttagccattcttataagccgctccgagccccaggggagtggcggcatataagtttgaataataaataaataaataaacatgaccaactttgaatactggcacaGTTTATAGGGAATTGACTCACAATGTTAGGAGTTATagttcttgccttcctctgagactgagaaagtgtgacttgccctggGGGCCCCAGTGCGTTTCCATTGCCAAGTGAAGGACCCAAACCCCTGGCCCAACACATAAGGATAAGGTAAAAACTGTGGATGTCCTGCTCACCTGAGGGAGAATCCACCCATATTCGTGGTTATTGATGCCGATTAGATACGGTACATTGCTGAACTCTTTCACAGCTAGTAGCTCCTCTGGCGTCTTTGGAAGGAACTCCCCATCAACCACAGCAGGGACAATTCCAAGGACCTGTTTGGTtgggcattatatatatatatatatatagtaaaggtaaaggtagtcccctgacattaagtccagtcatgtctgactctggggtgtggtgctcatctccattgctaagccgaagagccagcgttgtccgtagacacctccaaggtcatgtggccagcatgactgcatggagcgccgttaccttcccaccggaccggtacctattgatctactcacatttgcatgttttcgaactgttaggttggcagaagctagggctgacagcggaagctcatgctgctccccggaatcgaacctgcgacctttcgatcaacaagctcagcagctcagtgctttaacccactacaccaccggggtagatagatagatagatagatagatagatagatagatagatagatagagatatagtgGTTTCTTCCTAAAATTAATTGCAAGGAAGTCACATGAAGCAaagccaggaattctggaagcattCACAAATTTGAAACCCAATGAAGAAGAGTCTGCTTTGGTGTGGCAACTGAGAGGCTGTATTTGCAGGGCTGTCTCCAGAAATATGAAGGGACTAAGGAGCCAAAAGTTGGGAATGGAAAAGGTTTTGGagcaggagaaaaggaagaggccatTGAATGGGAAGGAAGCTGAAGTACTTTAGCCCTCAATGATCTCCACAACCCCGCCCCCACTTTTGCCCCAAAAGGAAATAATGGAAAAAGGGTCCAGAGCGAGCAGAAATGGCAGGGCAATGGCTCCTGGGCTCCTGGCTTCTCACCTGGCACAGCTGGGTGTTCAGGGCAGCCAGTTCCTCCTCCGTCTTGCTCCTTAAGCAAAGCACCAGGGCAGCTGGGCTGCTGGCCTCACAGCCAGAGACATTGGCAACTGTCTTCAAGCATTAAGAAgacaacacaacaaaaacaaccactGTGTACAGGGGAATACACAGAGGAGGAGAAGCGGCAATGCATCTCTTGAGcaaaggtgcccccccccccccccccgccaaattcGTGCTGCCAAGAAGAGGGGAGAAACTGCTAAGAATTTACTGAAGGCAGCAAgatggccctcctcctcctcctcctccttgcacttGAGGAGAGCAGTAAGAGCTGGAAGGGTTGCTGGCTCACTCTCCTGGGCCATGGATTCAACTGGGCCATAGTGTCACCTGGACCATGGAAACACCTGAGCCATGGACTCCCCTGGACCATGCAGTCACCTTGGCAATGGACAAACCTGGGCTATGAACATAAATGGCCATGGACACACCTGAGTCATGGACTCACCTGGACCATGGCTCCGGGGCTCCTCACAAAGAGGCTGGACAGGAGGGCGACTCCGCTCTCCGAGATGGCTCTGTGAAAGAGGCCCCTGGACAAGGGGGACAAAACCTGCACCGGAAAAAGGACAGAAATTGGGCAAGAGAAGGCAGGTGGGCTTGTGCCTTCGAGGGCCTTGGTTTCTCCTTCCAACCTTGAGAAataaaacaaaccaaaatgaCAATGGCACCCAATCTGTCCTTGCAGAGAATGTGGCCTTTGTTGTCttcaatgttttattgtttttgctattttattgATAGACTTCTTTGGAAACAGGACTTTTGTGACCAAACAAAGGCCTGAAGGAAATGGTGGCTTCCATCCCATGGGATCAATTGTTGGGTGATAAGCCAACACATTGAGagattcaggcccgtagccaggattttgattcgggggggggggggggggactgagtctgagtgaaagagggtctaccctagcaaaccttttgtatcattaccccaatacccccatcatgcatatgagatatattcagatcatgatatgaataaacataacagtttaaataatgtaccagtgaggccttttcgcagaccatcatgagaattttgggggggggggctgaagccccccaagccccccccccccggctgcatgCCTGGAGAGATCCCTTGGGATGGGAGATCTCTCAATGGATCTCTGTTGGGGTCCAGGCCCAGATTTCTGCTGGGATCCAAGCCCAAATGTTCTGCATACAGAATTTTCCCTTCTGGGCACATGGGACTGACTGGGCTTTGAACACTGAATTATGCTGCAAGAATGGTTTCAGTCATTAAGGTCCCAAAAACATTTTTTGCTGCAGTTGTTGATAAAGCATCActtttgaggaggaggaggaggaggcagaaacaAAGGGCTGAGAGGCACCCAGAACAGGTGTCCCTGAGGCTTCTCTCTGGCCAAAACCGTGGGCCCTTGCAACTTCCGTGGGCTGGCCGACCATGACCCACCTGGACCCCCACGCTGAACCCTCCGGCCGACTCTCCCATGATGGTCACCAAAGCGGGGTCTCCTCCAAAGGCCTGGATGTTCTCCTGGACCCACCTGAGGGCTGCCACCTGGTCCAGCAAGCCCCAGTTGCCAGGCGCCTCCTTGGACCCGGTGCTGGAAGAGAGAGCCACAGCACGAAGCAGAGCTGGTCAAGCGACCCAGCAGCATTTGACTCCCATAACTGAGTGACCACCTTATTACAATACTCGATTGGGGAAAGGATAAGGAATGCAGTAAttgctgtaagccgccttgggtccattggagaaaggcggggtagaaaagcccaaaataaataaataataaacggcAATGGTAGAGCCTGGAGAGTTATAACTTtatatataactttatttttataccccgcctccacctccccgaagggacttatttatttatttatttcggtcatttctaccccgcctttctcaccccccaggggggactcaaggcggcttacatccggcacagttcgatgcccacaattacaatagaatacaatagtaaaacacaatagattaaaaacagacaattaatacagtacaacataacacaatacaatatcaactaaaaaccactttaaaaacttgcgttcatcgtgttctaaaatccgtcaatccgtttagcattgccatagtcaTTTCCagctctagtcatcattaccatgttaccctgccagactacccaaaagcctggtcccatatccacgtcctcagctttctcctgaaggagaggagggatgctgacaacctaatttccccggggagtgaattccacaggcgaggggccaccactgagaaggccctgtctctcgtccccaccagcctcacttgtgataaaggtggggccgagagcagggcctccccagaagatcttaaactccgtggtgggacataggaggagatacgttcggacaagtccactgggccggagccgtagagggttttaaaggtcaaaaccagcactttgaattgtgctcgaaactggatcggcagccagtggagctgacgtaacagaggagtggtgtgctccctgtatgacgctccggtgattaatctgcctgccgcccgttggactaattgaagtttccgaacagtcttcaaaggcaaccccacgtagagtgcgttgcagtagtcagacttggggcggcttacatggggccatgccCAACGATGGTAcagttaaaacaaaacacattacaATCTCATCAGCAACATAATAACAGAAgcaatgtaacaaaataaaaaaccaatAACATTAAGCAACATATAATACAAAACGTGAAGGCCAACAACCAAAGGTAAAATTCAGCGTCTTGTCGTGGGTGGGCAGACTGGTGCCACAACCATAAAGGACAGAGCTAGTGAGTAAAGTGCGTGTATCATATAGCAGCATTAAGGTTAGGAAAAGTTATCAGTCAAGGTTGAAACATAACAGTGCTGAAGTGCTTAAggacagatgtgtgtgtgtgtgtgtgtgtgtgtgtgtgtgtgtgtgtgtgtcctgacTAGGACCAGCTCTCCAAGGCACTGCCTAGTCGAAGGCGAAGCAGAACACCCAGGTCTTTcagctttgagttgcctgagggctgagaaaagcggtatataaataaagtaaataaataaagtaaataaataaacaaggttcttgtgggttttttcgggctatagagccatgttctagaggcatttctcctgacgtttcgcctgcatctatggcaagcatcctcagaggttgagaaggtctgttggaagtaggaaaaatgggtttatatatctgtgtaatggctggggtggggcaaagagctcttctctgctgcagctaggtgtgaatgtttagctgatcaccttcattagcatttgaaggcctgcctgagcctgggaaaatctgttgctacacagagaagccattgaaatccacaagaagcatgtggacaatttcaacagaaaggaagagaccatgaaaatgaacaaaatctggctaccagtattaaaaaaactctaaaattataacagcaaaacaacagagaggaaacaaccaggcacagattaacacctcccagcaacagattttcccaggctcaggcaggccttcaaatgctaatgaaggtgatcagctaaacattcacacctaactgcagcagggaagagctccttgccccaccccagccattccacagatatataaacccatttttcctacttccaacagaccttctcaacctctgaggaagcttgccatagatgcaggcgaaacgtcaggagaaatgcctctagaacatggctctatagcccgaaaaaacccacaagaacctagtgattccagccatgaaagccttcgacaataaataaacaagcttTGCCTCAACAGTTTTGTTGCAACAGCCAATAAGCACGAAAACTCAAAATGAATACTTCTAAATAGATCGAAGCAGAGTTTGGggataaaacttctaaataaaagcCAAAAGGAAAAATATTGACAGGCCAATGACTAGTGACATAAAATAAAAAGATGGTTTAGAAATGCTGATAAGAGAAATCAATCCAAACCTTCTGCCGACATCTTCATCATTCAGAAAGTAAAGCatccaaagattttttttaaaattgtggtaTGTCACCATTAAAAGCTCTTTCTGAAAAACTACATGCGCTGTCAGCCTCCTTCCTTGGGTGTGGCAGCATGTCACAACAGGATAAACAAAAGGTCCGAATGGGCCGAGACTGGCCGGTCAAGCAAAGCGCAACAAGAAGGCCTTTCTCTAGACCAGGGGCCCacaaacttcttaaacagagggtcacagtccctcaaactgttggagggccggttGATACTTtgaaaagcatgaatgaattcctatgcacactgcacataccttatttgtagggaaaaacacttaaaaacaatacaataattaaaataaagaacatttttaacaaatataaatgtgtgagtatttcaatgggaagagtgggcctgcttttggctgatgagatagcattgttgttgttattgtttgctttcaagtcatttcagacttaagctgaccctgagcaagggccggctaaatgaccttggagggccgtatccggcccccgggccttagtttgaggacccctgctccagCCCTTCCATACTGTCCCTATaccccaggatgtgatcccaggttatctgctttgaactggattatatgagttttcactgccatataatctggaatccgatcctgggatatggggcagtaCGGAAGGAAGGGGCCTCGGAGACATTTGAGGGAAGAGAAGGGTCAAGAGGACAAGGGGCCGCTGTCGTGTGAGACGGTCAAAGGCCTTCCTTCCTCACCTGAAGAAGCCCGGGATCCCCACCCGGTACTGAaggaccaccaccaccacgtcCTCAAAGGCAGAGAGGCTGGGCGCGTTGTATGGGGAGGCGGACCCCACAACCAGGGCCCCGCCGTGGATCCAGACCAGCACCTGCAGAGGGACACAGAGGAGGGCGGGGCTCATGGccaaacattggggggggggcatgccggTTGCCTTGCTTCCCTCTGGACCGCCTCCAGCCCTAAGGCTACAGGGTCCCTAAACTGACCAGGGGGCAGCTCTTTGGGGCCAAAGTGCAAATCAGAAGAGAAGACCCCCAGCACCGGGCCCCAAGGACCAGGGGCCACCCATTGCCAAAAAGCCACAGCAATGGCCAGGGGGGCAGCGCCTGTCTCACCGGCAGTTTGGCCTCTGTGTCCGGCGTGAAGACGTTGAGGTAGAGGCAGTCCTCGGAGACGGCCATGTCGGGCAGCGTCACGTTCAGCGCTTGGCTCATCTCCTGCATCCAGCTCAGGTCCTGCAGGCACCTTGCAGACAGGGCAGGGAGGGGCCGGGTGAGGCAGCCaagccatcccccccccccccccccacagagcgggccaggctcttcctgaaggagGGGGCCCAAGGCCTCTCTGTGCCCCCTCTGCTGACCCTTGCCTGCCACGTGAAGCCATTGTGCCTTTGGGGCCGGAGACAACAGGCTCAGTCTCTCCTGTGGGGCAGCAGCCCCCAAAGAGAGGCCCCTTTCCACCCCTGTGAGGAACCAGCCCCGCTCCCCAGGCTTCCCTTGCCTGTCCGGTTCTCCTTCCCTCGAGGCGGCAGCCTGTGAAGGGATCCCTCCAAAGGGCCCCCAGAGCTGAACACGGGGGCCAGTACCCCCGCCTCCCTGGCCTGCACAACAGGAAGGGGCCCCCAAGGCACGATGGTCTGGTGAGACCCCCAGGGGCCCCTCTTCCCAGTCTGGCAGCCGagcaggggaaggaagggagtccATTTGAAGGGAAACAACGAAATCAAACCAAGCACGCATCTCCATGATGTCCAGCAGCACGAGATCAGGATAATACTTCAGAGTACTTGATGTTGTGTCCTTTCCCAATTCAGCACAAGGATCGATATTTACGAGTCTATTTTAGGACGCCCACAACGGGACTCCTCCAGTCTGGAAAGGCAGCCTGCTGGGCTCTTTGGGTCCCAACTGCGGCTTCCCTGCTGCTTTTTCACCCATTGCATCACTTTGGGGGCTGGCTTGACCCCAACCGCCCCCCCCCCATCACCCTCAAAATGTCTCCTCTGTCCCTAGCACACGTGTGAATCCCTGGCCCTgctgtcccgtcccccccccccccgccgcaccTCAAGCCCCTTCGGGTCCAGGGGGGGTGGCCCCGGCCCGGCCTGGAGAG
Encoded here:
- the LOC132775213 gene encoding cocaine esterase-like isoform X1; translation: MRAAWVLLLLGLALVPWAPVPSGASAGEEGPGSARPTVSTRLGRLRGTLMSVEGAAGPVQAFLGVPFAKPPLGALRFAPPEPPEPWTQLREAASQPPMCLQDLSWMQEMSQALNVTLPDMAVSEDCLYLNVFTPDTEAKLPVLVWIHGGALVVGSASPYNAPSLSAFEDVVVVVLQYRVGIPGFFSTGSKEAPGNWGLLDQVAALRWVQENIQAFGGDPALVTIMGESAGGFSVGVQVLSPLSRGLFHRAISESGVALLSSLFVRSPGAMVQTVANVSGCEASSPAALVLCLRSKTEEELAALNTQLCQVLGIVPAVVDGEFLPKTPEELLAVKEFSNVPYLIGINNHEYGWILPQTPLFPSITESMDREAVAAAFQQSASFLRLPVEATQRAMEEYLGETENPRELRGQFQEFMGDAIFVLPALQAARAHRDSGAPVYFYEFQHRPSIFRDTKPDFVNADHGDEVAFVLGAPFLSSNDSPFGGYTEEEKRLSKTMMGYWANFARSGNPNGKGLVEWPQYDQKEGFLELGLEQREAEKLKQRKVDFWLKTLPEEMREKTAAEEKEQKTHQEL
- the LOC132775213 gene encoding pyrethroid hydrolase Ces2e-like isoform X2 gives rise to the protein MRAAWVLLLLGLALVPWAPVPSGASAGEEGPGSARPTVSTRLGRLRGTLMSVEGAAGPVQAFLGVPFAKPPLGALRFAPPEPPEPWTQLREAASQPPMCLQDLSWMQEMSQALNVTLPDMAVSEDCLYLNVFTPDTEAKLPVLVWIHGGALVVGSASPYNAPSLSAFEDVVVVVLQYRVGIPGFFSTGSKEAPGNWGLLDQVAALRWVQENIQAFGGDPALVTIMGESAGGFSVGVQVLSPLSRGLFHRAISESGVALLSSLFVRSPGAMVQTVANVSGCEASSPAALVLCLRSKTEEELAALNTQLCQVLGIVPAVVDGEFLPKTPEELLAVKEFSNVPYLIGINNHEYGWILPQTPLFPSITESMDREAVAAAFQQSASFLRLPVEATQRAMEEYLGETENPRELRGQFQEFMGDAIFVLPALQAARAHRDSGAPVYFYEFQHRPSIFRDTKPDFVNADHGDEVAFVLGAPFLSSNDSPFGTQTAKGWWSGPSTTRKRASWNWAWSKEKPRS